Within the Nissabacter sp. SGAir0207 genome, the region GCTTCAAGGCCAGAGGACGGGCGATTGGAAGCGGTGAGCGCCGCTGCGGCAATCAGGCTCACCGCAGCTACACCCAGTGCCGGCGAGAGCGACCCGAACAGGTGCACACTGGCGGAAGAGACCAGCGGGCCGACCAGTTGACCGGTGGCATAACCCGTGGTCAGGATGCCTACTACCCGCGCGGTCTGGGAGGGTGCGATCTCACGGCCCATTCTCATGCTGAGCTGCATGATTGCCAGAAAACCGCCCCCGGTCAGCAGTGTACCGGTGACCAGTCCTGCCATGCCGGGGAACGCCACCACAGAGGCAACGCCGATTGCCTGAAGCACCAGCGTCAGCGTCAGCCGGAAGCGGGTTGGCAGGCGAGTGCCGAGGAAAATCACGGCAGCCACACCCAGCATTGCTGCCAGTCCAAACATCGGCCAGAAAAGCGCGGCCAGCGTACTGCCGGGGAACATCACGTTTGCCAACTGTGAGAGGAAGGTCGCTGGCAGGATGTAGCCAAAACCGGCGAGGGTGTAGGTCACCAGCAATTTTTTCAACGCCGGAGACCAGCTGAGCGGGGCGGCTGTGCCCGCCTGCGGTCGATGGATTTCCGTTGGCAGTGAGGTGCGGAACAGCAGGGCGATCAGCAACGCCACGCCGCCATAGACTAGCCACCCCTGCTCGGAGGAGGCGTCGACATGGGCCAGCACCCACGCGAGAATGCCGGTCAGCATGATGCCCGCGCCCGGCCCGGAAAAGACGGCGGCAGATAGACGAGGAGCGTTGAATACGGCCAGCCGATCCTGTGTCCAGGCTGTAATGATGATCAGCGCCCACGCGCCGCCCAACCCAGCAAGAAAGCGCAAAATCGCTTGCAAGGTAAAATCAGGCGTAAAGGCTGAAAGCAGGGTAGCGGCAACCGTCATCCAGATGCCTACGCGCAGGTGCAGCGCGTGGCGCTGGTTGAGGCGCATGGCATAGATGGCCCCTACCAGATAACCGATATAGTTCATGGAAGCCAGCAGGCCAGCCGATGAGAGCGAGATAATCTGCTCCTGTAACATCAACGGCAGTTGGGGGGTTAAGGAGAACCGCCCCATGCCCATGACAGCAATTAACGTAAAAAACCCGGTAAGGGCGACGCGCATCTGTGACACAACACTCTCCAAAAAAATAGCAGGCAGGTAGCCTATCCAGCGCATCAATTCTTGTATAATGAATAATAGTTAAAAACTTATTCTTTAGGTGAGAAGATGGACTTTACACAGCTTGAGTATTTTCGAACCGCCGCCACGCTAGGATCGATCACCGGTGCCGCGCGGCAACTGCACAAGGTGCCCTCCAATATCACCACCCGTATCCGGCAGCTGGAGGAGGAGCTGGGCTGCCAATTGTTCATCCGTGAGAAGCAGCGCATCTACCTCTCTGCCGAAGGGCGGGATTTTCTGGGCTATGCCACCCGGCTGCTGGAATTGGCAGAGGAGGGGCGACGTTCGATACAGCGCCAGGAGCCGGGCGGGTTATTTACCCTGGGCGCGGTGGAGAGCACCGCAGCCATTCACCTGCCTGATGTCATGGCAGCGTACCATAATCGCTACCCACAGGTGACGTTGGAGTTATTTACCGGCTTGTCAGATGAAGTGACGGAAGATGTCCTGAACTGGCGTTATGCCGCCGCCTTTACGGATGTGATGACCCTGCCGTCAGAGCTGGAGGGCATTCCGCTCTATAAAGAGAAGATGGTGTTGATCTCGGCCCATGACCACGCACCCATTCAGGGGCCGCAGGATGTCCGGGAGGATGCGGTCTTCGCGTTCCGCAATACCTGCTCCTATCGCCGGCGGCTCGGCAACTGGTTCGCGCAGGGAAATGTCCAACCTAAAAGGATTGTGGAGATTGAGTCCTACCACAGTATGCTGGCGTGCGTCAGCACCGGCGCGGGCATCGCGATGATTTTGGAGTCGGTGCTGAACTCCCTGCCGGGGGCCACGCGCGTCAAAACCCATACGTTGCAAGATGAGGATATGTTCGCGGACATCTGGCTCATCTGGCGCAAGGGCACCCGCAACACCAACCTCGACGCATTGATTGACGTGCTGGGGAAAACGGCAGACAAATAATCCTGTAATCCTGTAATCCTGTAATCCTGTAATCCTGTAATCTTATGATTTCAGGATTATGGTATGGCTATCTCTCCTCTCCTGGAAGCAGCGCACGCTATGACGGCGGCGGTTACGTTAAGTAAATGATAATTATTAGC harbors:
- a CDS encoding YbfB/YjiJ family MFS transporter — translated: MRVALTGFFTLIAVMGMGRFSLTPQLPLMLQEQIISLSSAGLLASMNYIGYLVGAIYAMRLNQRHALHLRVGIWMTVAATLLSAFTPDFTLQAILRFLAGLGGAWALIIITAWTQDRLAVFNAPRLSAAVFSGPGAGIMLTGILAWVLAHVDASSEQGWLVYGGVALLIALLFRTSLPTEIHRPQAGTAAPLSWSPALKKLLVTYTLAGFGYILPATFLSQLANVMFPGSTLAALFWPMFGLAAMLGVAAVIFLGTRLPTRFRLTLTLVLQAIGVASVVAFPGMAGLVTGTLLTGGGFLAIMQLSMRMGREIAPSQTARVVGILTTGYATGQLVGPLVSSASVHLFGSLSPALGVAAVSLIAAAALTASNRPSSGLEATQAK
- a CDS encoding LysR family transcriptional regulator; the protein is MDFTQLEYFRTAATLGSITGAARQLHKVPSNITTRIRQLEEELGCQLFIREKQRIYLSAEGRDFLGYATRLLELAEEGRRSIQRQEPGGLFTLGAVESTAAIHLPDVMAAYHNRYPQVTLELFTGLSDEVTEDVLNWRYAAAFTDVMTLPSELEGIPLYKEKMVLISAHDHAPIQGPQDVREDAVFAFRNTCSYRRRLGNWFAQGNVQPKRIVEIESYHSMLACVSTGAGIAMILESVLNSLPGATRVKTHTLQDEDMFADIWLIWRKGTRNTNLDALIDVLGKTADK